The proteins below are encoded in one region of Helianthus annuus cultivar XRQ/B chromosome 2, HanXRQr2.0-SUNRISE, whole genome shotgun sequence:
- the LOC118487492 gene encoding pterin-4-alpha-carbinolamine dehydratase 2, mitochondrial-like yields the protein MLSVRRLLPLYVPFKSSRHYFSLKKISMNNNGGFGPSGFVAPDVSSHGSTLRSFCTSKDLSAEKCVPCNRKGLSPMTEDSANALKPKVPEWELLSDGGIMKLRRKWKVKNFLLGLEFFKIVADLAESEGHHPDLHLVGWNNVTIEIWTHACGGLTQNDFILAAKIDKLPVESYLK from the exons ATGCTTTCCGTTCGTCGTCTTCTTCCTCTCTAC GTGCCTTTCAAATCATCAAGACACTATTTTTCTCTTAAAAAAATATCTATGAATAATAATGGAGGTTTTGGCCCTAG TGGTTTTGTAGCACCAGATGTTTCATCACATGGATCAACTCTCAGGTCATTCTGTACCAGCAAAG ATTTGTCAGCTGAGAAATGTGTCCCATGCAACCGAAAGGGTTTGAGCCCTATGACCGAAGATAGTGCCAATGCGTTGAAACCCAAG GTCCCTGAATGGGAGTTGTTAAGCGATGGTGGCATAATGAAGCTACGTCGAAAGTGGAAAGTTAAGAATTTTCTCTTAGGGTTGGAGTTCTTTAAGATCGTTGCTGACTTGGCTGAATCTGAAG GCCATCATCCCGATCTTCATCTTGTTGGATGGAACAACGTGACAATCGAGATATGGACACATGCTTGCG GTGGGCTCACGCAAAATGATTTCATACTAGCTGCGAAGATCGACAAGCTACCCGTCGAATCTTATCTTAAATGA
- the LOC118487494 gene encoding 1,2-dihydroxy-3-keto-5-methylthiopentene dioxygenase 3 has protein sequence MGSVCKDEREEVIQAWYMDDSNEDQRLPHHKDPKEFVSLDKLAELGVLSWRLDADNYETDEELKKIRESRGYSYMDFCEVCPEKLPNYEEKIKSFFEEHLHTDEEIRYIVAGSGYFDVRDRNEAWIRVWLKKGGMIVLPAGIYHRFTLDSDNYIKAMRLFVGEPVWTPYNRPHDHLPARKEYLEAFVDKKDVAVA, from the exons ATGGGTTCTGTATGCAAG GATGAGAGGGAGGAAGTGATTCAGGCGTGGTACATGGACGATAGTAACGAAGATCAAAGGCTTCCACATCATAAGGATCCGAAAGAATTCGTATCCCTCGACAAACTTGCAG AGCTCGGGGTACTTAGCTGGCGGTTGGATGCTGATAACTATGAAACAGATGAAGAGTTGAAGAAGATTCGTGAATCACGTGGATACTCTTACATG GACTTCTGCGAGGTTTGCCCTGAGAAGTTGCCGAATTATGAAGAAAAGATTAAAAGCTTTTTCGAAGAGCATCTTCATACTGATGAGGAAATTCGCTACATTGTTGCTGGAAGTG GGTACTTTGATGTGAGAGATCGTAATGAAGCGTGGATACGTGTTTGGCTGAAGAAAGGGGGCATGATTGTACTTCCAGCTGGTATTTATCATCGCTTCACTCTTGATTCAGACAACTACATTAAG GCCATGCGGCTCTTTGTTGGTGAGCCGGTTTGGACTCCTTATAATCGACCACACGATCACTTGCCTGCAAG GAAGGAATATCTTGAAGCATTTGTGGACAAGAAGGATGTTGCTGTTGCTTGA